The stretch of DNA CTCAAAGGTATCGCCAACCGCAAAGAACGCAATGAAGTCGTTACCTCCCTACTCAATCGGGTCAACCTCTACGATGTCCGAAAGAAAAACCTGGGTACTTATTCTGGTGGGATGAAACAGCGGTTTGGGATCGCGCAGGCCTTGCTTGGCAATCCCAAGCTCATCATCGTAGATGAACCTACGGCGGGCCTTGACCCCACCGAAAGAAATCGCTTTCACAACTTGCTCAGCGAAATTGGCGAAAATACCATTGTGATTTTATCTACTCACATTGTCGATGATGTAACCAACCTTTGCCAGGACATGGCCATCATTTGCCTGGGCGAAGTGGTCGTGCAAGGCAACCCCAATACTTTGGTGAGTAAGATGCAAGGCCAAATTTGGGAGAAGTTGATCGACAAACAAGACCTCGACGAATACCAATCATCTTTCCGCGTGATCTCCACGCAGCTCAAAGCAGGGAAAACGCAAATCCATGTGTTTAGTGAAACGTCACCGGATGCTTCTTTTACGCCATCCAAGACTAACCTGGAGGATGTTTATTTTACCAGGATCACAGAAAGAATGGAGTTGAGTGCTGTATAATTGACTTTTAAAATCACATCTAAGATGTTTTGGGAAATATTTCTTTTCGAATTAAAATATAGGATAAAGCGCCCGGCAACCTGGGCCTATTTTGGTATTCTACTCGTTTTTGGTGCACTCATTGCAGTGGACGGCGGCAATGGTAATGGCTCCGAGAAAGCCTTTGCCAATTCCGCGTTTCAAATTGCGATTTTCATGGCGATCATGAGTATTTTTATGACCATGATGAGTTCTGCCGTGATGGGTGTTCCTGTGTATAGAGATATTGAACATGGGGTTAAAGATTACTACTTTTCTTATCCGGTCAATGAAAAAGGTTATTTGTTGGGACGCTTTTTAGGCTCCTTTCTGATCCTTATGCTGATCAGCCTGGGCTTGCACCTTGGAATGATCATCGGTTATTCCATAGGGCCGCTTGTTGGTTGGGAAGAAGCCGAGCGATTTGGGCCACTTCATTTATGGCATTATATCCAGCCAACTTTTACTTTATTATGGCCTAATTTATTCTTTACGGGTACCATCTTTTTTTGTTTGGTCGCCCTGACACGAAAGGTATTTATTTCTTATGTTGGAAGTGTTCTCTTTTTCATTGGCTACCTGCTGGCGATCAATCTTGCACGAGATGTCGCTAATAAGGAATTAACAGATATCCTTGACCCTTTTGCTTTTAACACCTTTAATAATGCAACCAAATATTGGACCCCCGTCGAACAAAACGACATGGTACAGCCGCTGACAGGCAATTTCCTGATCAATAGATTGCTTTGGGTGGGTAGCGCCATATTGTTGTTGTTGTTCACCTTGTTCCGCTTTGATTTTGTTCGCTTTTTGGATAAGCGCCTGGGCAAAGCGAAAAAAGAGAAAACCAATGACAGTGCTGACACTAAAAGTTCCGTTAGCTGGACCTTGCCAAGGGTATTGCCTACTTTTTCTAATGGCCTGTTTTTTCAACAGATGCTAAAGCAAGCGTGGCTGGAATTTCGAAGTATCATCAAAGACGTATATTTCATCGCCATGATCGTTGGGGGCTTGCTATTTTTGTTTTTGGATGGCTGGTTGGGAAATACCATCTATGGTACGTCGAGCTTACCGATGACTTATTACATGATTGAATCTAAAAATGAGACTTATATCATTTTTGTTTTCATCATTATTATTTTCTATACCGGAGAAGTGGTACACCGGGATAAAAGCGTCGGTTTTGCCCAAATTGCAGATGCTTTGGGCGTTGTTGCATAAAGATGCGAGATTAGAAATAGGCCAAGGTTTGTATTTTTGAATTACGACAAACAAACCTACAATCCTCGACCTATGGCAAAAGTAATATCAAAAGGGGCTAAGAATCAAGAGACGGCAGAAAAAAAGAAGTATCGAGTAAAGAATTGGAGTAGCTATAACCAAGCTTTGGTAGGGCGAGGCAACATTACCCTATGGTTTGATGAAAGTTTAGCCCAAGTATGGCATCATGATGGACCAGATCAGCAAGGCGCCCAATTTGTGTACTCAGATGAATGTATATTAGCTTTGTTGGAATTGAAGGCTGTCTTTAGATTAGGTTATCGTCAATTACAGGGTTTTACGAATTCCTTATTGCGATTACTTAGGCTTGATTTATCGGCTCCTAGCTATAGTCAAATATGTCGAAGAGCCCAGCAATTAGATGTAGATATTAAGGCTGCTAAATCAACTGGGCCGATGTATATCGTATTTGATTCTACGGGCTTGAAGGTGTTTGGAGAAGGAGAATGGAAGGTTCGTAAACATGGCTATAATAAACGACGAACTTGGCGTAAGCTGCATTTGGGAGTGGATGAATCCACTGGCTTTATTCATGCACAGGTACTGACAAAAAATGGAGAAGGAGATGGTGATTCTCAACAGTTCGCCGATCTACTGGAGCAAGTACAAAGTCCAGTAGATAGAGTAAGTGGGGATGGAGCCTATGACAGCTTTGATATCTGGGATTTATTGATAATTAAGGACATTGAGGGACATATCCCTCCACAAGAAAATGCTGTGTATAAAGTAGATTCTCAGGGTAACCCGATGGACCATCCACGTAATCACATTCTAGATCAAATTGCGGAAAAGGGGATAAAGCAATGGAAACAGGATAGTGGGTATCATCGTAGAAGTCTCTCTGAAACGACTATGTTTAGGTTCAAGGCCATTTATGGCCCAGAATTATACTCTAGAAACCTCAGCAGTCAGAAAGTCGAAGCAGCCGTCAAAATTAGATGTTTGAATAAAATGACAGCCCAAGGTATGCCTATTTCAAAAGTTATTTGAGGGGTATTTCAATAAAGGAAAGCTGTTTCCCGATTCTTTATGCAACAACGCCGATGCTTTGCCAATTCCCAACTGGGTCAGCTATGGATCCAAGTTTTTGGCCATGACTCTGGTTGCTCTCTTTTTGGTGTCCATGGTATGGGTGGTCGGGGTGACCAGCCAAACCTTGCAAGGGTACTTCAATTATGAGTTTGGCAAATACTTTACCGATTTATACTTGCTAGAATTCCCCTTATATATGCAGTTGGTCATCCTAGCCTTCTTCGTTCATATTTTGGTAAATAAAAAATTCCTGGGCCACGTGATTGCGATCAGCGTTTGGCTGGTATTATTTGGTATCAACACGATCGGCGAAGTCAACTTCAATATGTTTTTATACAGCTATCGCCCAAATTATTTGATATCAGATATGAATGGTTTTGGCCATTTCATGGCACCAGTGAGCTGGTTTAACGTGTATTGGCTGGCCTTGGGCGGCATCCTCCTAATCATTGGCAACTTATTATGGAATAGAGGTGCCGAAGACCACTGGAAATCCAGGCTCAAACTGATGCGCGGACGCTGGAACAAGAGAGCAGCAATGGGTGTGATAGGTCTTTTAGCCATCTGGGTATCTTCCGGGGCTTTCATTTATTATAATGTAAAAACCCTGAATTCCTATCAAACCAGCAAAACCCAGGAGAAGAACTCGGTTGCCTACGAAGAACAATACAGTAAATATGCCACTGTGATCCAACCCAAGATTATTACGGTGAATGTAAAAGCCGACATCTATGCCAAAGAAAGAAGGACTGAATTAAATGGCATTTTTAAAATTGTCAATAAGAGCAGCCAAACGATTGATTCGCTATACCTCACTTTCACGGGTCCCAAGTCTCAATCCGATTTTACCGCCTTTACCATCGGCGGAAAAGAACCAGCGCAACTTTTCGCAGATGATAAACAGCGTTTTTATATTTATAAAATGCCTGATCCGATGTTGCCCGGCGATACCTTGGATATGAATATGCAAATCGCTGGTGGCTTCAAGGGTTTTCCGAATAGCGGTTATGGTCAAAACATTATATACAATGGCACTTTTTTCAACTCCGGCGCCTTCCCTTCTTTTGGGTATAATGCGGGGAGAGAATTGACCAGTGACCTGGATCGAAAGAAATATAAACTAGCACCAAAAGCATACAACGCTCCCCCGCAAACAGACCCTTTTGGCTTGTCCAATTTTCTTTTTGAAGATGATGCAGACTGGGTGATGTTTGAAGCTACCGTCAGCACTGATCCTGGCCAAATTGCTATTGCACCTGGCTATCTACAAAAAGAATGGGAAGAGAATGGCCGGCATTATTACCATTACAAAATGGACACTGAAATGCTGAATTTTTATAATTTCTCTTCTGCCAATTATGAAGTAGCCCGTGATGTGTGGAGTGGCGCTGCTGGGGAGAAGGTCAACATTGAGATTTTCCATGATGCCAAGCACCATTACAATATTGATCGGTTTATCGGCGCCGTCAAAGCTTCTTTCGATTACTTTAACGCTAATTTTTCGCCTTACCAATTTCGGCAAATGCGCATCCTGGAATTTCCCCGATATTCCACCTTTGCCCAATCTTTTCCCAATACGGTTCCGTATGCAGAGAGCTTTGGTTGGGTAGGCGACTTTAGTGACCCGGATGACTCCGATTATGCCTTTTTTGTTACCGCACATGAGGTGGCGCACCAATGGTGGGCCCATCAGATCACCCCCAGTAATACCAGGGGCGCCAATCAACTGAGTGAAACGATGGCTGAATATGCTGCCCTGATGGTGATGAAAAAAGAATATGGTGGAGAAGCCATGCAAAAGTTCCTCAAATATGAGCTCGACCGCTACCTCTCCGGCCGTGCTGGAGAGTCCAAGTTTGAGAAAACCTTATTAGATAATGACAATCAGGCTTACGTTTGGTATCGAAAAGGATCGCTGATCATGTACGCTTTACAGGATTATGTCACTGAAGATTCTCTCAATCGGGCTTTTAGTGATTTCCTGAAAGATGCGGCCTTCCGCCCTGAGCCACCCTTTGCCAATTCGTTGGAGTGGTATAGCTATATCGAATCGGCCACCCCAGATTCGCTGCGATATTTCATTGAGGATAGTTTCAAAAAAATCACCCTCTATGAAAACAGGATGAAAACCGTTACCTACGAATCCTTAGCGGATGGCAAATACAAGGTTAAACTGACTTTTGATTCCAAAAAAATCTACTACGATGGCAATGGCCTCGCACTAGAAGAGCCTACTGCTGCCAACCTGATTGAAATTGGAATCTTTGGCGAGGATGGGAAAAATGAGAAGGGCATGAAAAAAATGGAGCCTATTTACCTGCAAAAACATTGGATCAAACCTGGCGAAAACAGCCTGGAATTTACCATTGATTCCAAACCAGTCAAAGCAGGTATTGACCCTTATAATAAATTGATCGACCGGATTTCAGATGACAATATGATCCCGGCTGAGGAGTTGTAAGATTCCCAGTGATTTCTTCCGTCTCTTAATGAAATTAGTGCTGATCAAATAGGATGGGATTGCCATCTGGGTCGATAATAGAAAAGGTACACGGACCTGCTTCCTTGTCCATGCCAGAAGCAAATGCCGTTTCCAGGCCCTGCGCGACTACATGTTTGTATATCGACCTTAAATCTGTTGGATTATAGGTCATCGTATTCTTGGGAAACATCCCTTGAAAGAGGCCTATTTTATGTTGCCCATTTTTCAATACCATCCATTTTTGCTCCACTCCGCCTGCTCCGGGGAGGGCTTCAAAGCCGAGTTTTTGGTAAAAAGCATAAGAAACCGCAATATCCTTTACAGAAAGTGCTAAATAACTCGTTCCAAAATCCATGTCGATTGATTTTTTTGAAGTAAAAGAAAAACAAGCGATAGTCAGGCAAAGTACACTTACCAATAAAATTACATCTTTTTTCATCCGACTTATTTTATAATTAATTACATCTTTTCCACGGGCACCAGGCACTTCAAATCAAAACGATCCCAACCGATTTTTTCCGGTCCTTTCAAAAATTCTTCAATGGCGGGGAAATGCCGAGGAACATAACCACTCTGAGGCAACCAAACTTTATACAAATAGTCCCAAGCTTGGGCTACCTTATGAATGTCTCCTTCGCAATGTAGCGAAGCGTATAAACCACCTGGAATAACACCTTGCTCCATTTTACCAAGCTCCTCATATAGTTGCTCTCGAGAAATTGCAAAGTCATAACGATATTTTTGACTAGGC from Saprospiraceae bacterium encodes:
- a CDS encoding ABC transporter ATP-binding protein, which translates into the protein MELTIANLNKTYSNGVQALKDVNLTIPQGMFGLLGPNGAGKSSLMRTIATLQEADSGSIHLGEIDMLKQKDAIRRVLGYLPQEFGVYPKVTAETMLDHIAALKGIANRKERNEVVTSLLNRVNLYDVRKKNLGTYSGGMKQRFGIAQALLGNPKLIIVDEPTAGLDPTERNRFHNLLSEIGENTIVILSTHIVDDVTNLCQDMAIICLGEVVVQGNPNTLVSKMQGQIWEKLIDKQDLDEYQSSFRVISTQLKAGKTQIHVFSETSPDASFTPSKTNLEDVYFTRITERMELSAV
- a CDS encoding IS5 family transposase, whose translation is MAKVISKGAKNQETAEKKKYRVKNWSSYNQALVGRGNITLWFDESLAQVWHHDGPDQQGAQFVYSDECILALLELKAVFRLGYRQLQGFTNSLLRLLRLDLSAPSYSQICRRAQQLDVDIKAAKSTGPMYIVFDSTGLKVFGEGEWKVRKHGYNKRRTWRKLHLGVDESTGFIHAQVLTKNGEGDGDSQQFADLLEQVQSPVDRVSGDGAYDSFDIWDLLIIKDIEGHIPPQENAVYKVDSQGNPMDHPRNHILDQIAEKGIKQWKQDSGYHRRSLSETTMFRFKAIYGPELYSRNLSSQKVEAAVKIRCLNKMTAQGMPISKVI
- a CDS encoding M1 family aminopeptidase produces the protein MTLVALFLVSMVWVVGVTSQTLQGYFNYEFGKYFTDLYLLEFPLYMQLVILAFFVHILVNKKFLGHVIAISVWLVLFGINTIGEVNFNMFLYSYRPNYLISDMNGFGHFMAPVSWFNVYWLALGGILLIIGNLLWNRGAEDHWKSRLKLMRGRWNKRAAMGVIGLLAIWVSSGAFIYYNVKTLNSYQTSKTQEKNSVAYEEQYSKYATVIQPKIITVNVKADIYAKERRTELNGIFKIVNKSSQTIDSLYLTFTGPKSQSDFTAFTIGGKEPAQLFADDKQRFYIYKMPDPMLPGDTLDMNMQIAGGFKGFPNSGYGQNIIYNGTFFNSGAFPSFGYNAGRELTSDLDRKKYKLAPKAYNAPPQTDPFGLSNFLFEDDADWVMFEATVSTDPGQIAIAPGYLQKEWEENGRHYYHYKMDTEMLNFYNFSSANYEVARDVWSGAAGEKVNIEIFHDAKHHYNIDRFIGAVKASFDYFNANFSPYQFRQMRILEFPRYSTFAQSFPNTVPYAESFGWVGDFSDPDDSDYAFFVTAHEVAHQWWAHQITPSNTRGANQLSETMAEYAALMVMKKEYGGEAMQKFLKYELDRYLSGRAGESKFEKTLLDNDNQAYVWYRKGSLIMYALQDYVTEDSLNRAFSDFLKDAAFRPEPPFANSLEWYSYIESATPDSLRYFIEDSFKKITLYENRMKTVTYESLADGKYKVKLTFDSKKIYYDGNGLALEEPTAANLIEIGIFGEDGKNEKGMKKMEPIYLQKHWIKPGENSLEFTIDSKPVKAGIDPYNKLIDRISDDNMIPAEEL
- a CDS encoding VOC family protein encodes the protein MKKDVILLVSVLCLTIACFSFTSKKSIDMDFGTSYLALSVKDIAVSYAFYQKLGFEALPGAGGVEQKWMVLKNGQHKIGLFQGMFPKNTMTYNPTDLRSIYKHVVAQGLETAFASGMDKEAGPCTFSIIDPDGNPILFDQH